A window of the Deinococcus sp. KNUC1210 genome harbors these coding sequences:
- a CDS encoding HAMP domain-containing sensor histidine kinase has translation MCATHVRRPSGPQAWRPALSQATALSVTVFVVVLLLDTLTPARLVFGILFSAPIALSGLAGSPYATRLMIVLVMVGNVIAGSINAATTGGWNPYDIANRVLSLLAALLVGSLTLRFRAASNRAAQLELEEQRAVHEHALRQLLEAVSGPFDQAAFVERMAQAIRAFTGSRSVVVGGLQQATLRAPYAVSHGAHESEHGPPEHLPALNARLPAVYLTRPAGTGAVWGILGGEMLLARLPRPQQEDLLLIFDHPEIEVARLEEAIAVLGPQLERTHLQEEMQRQQARLEHHNTVIRDLVYAFSHDLRTPLMANALSMNNALKGAYGPLPEAYRETLTHGLHANQTLLDLAEKLLLVAKYEAGEPSPDPLPLDLRELALQVVAQVRPLAATQGIALETRAEVGLRVLGQKGELRRAIQNILDNAIKFSPPGGTVTLLLDRDTLGEQAELRIIDEGPGLSREGEARLFQRFRGGSGTSGLGGQGSSGLGLYLTRQVLQAHQGSVQYSRSPLGKTVFTLRLPVT, from the coding sequence GTGTGTGCCACTCACGTTCGTCGTCCGAGCGGGCCTCAGGCCTGGCGACCGGCTCTGTCTCAGGCGACCGCCCTCAGCGTCACGGTCTTCGTCGTGGTGCTGCTGCTCGATACTCTGACGCCCGCCCGACTGGTTTTCGGCATTCTCTTCAGTGCTCCTATCGCGCTGTCCGGACTGGCCGGATCGCCGTATGCCACCCGCCTGATGATCGTGCTCGTGATGGTCGGGAACGTGATCGCCGGAAGCATCAATGCGGCGACCACAGGCGGCTGGAACCCTTATGACATCGCCAACCGCGTGCTCTCGCTGCTGGCGGCCCTGCTGGTCGGCTCACTGACCCTGCGGTTCCGGGCGGCGAGCAACCGGGCCGCTCAGCTGGAACTGGAAGAGCAGCGGGCGGTGCATGAACACGCCCTGAGGCAGCTGCTCGAAGCCGTCAGCGGTCCCTTCGATCAGGCGGCCTTCGTGGAACGCATGGCGCAGGCGATACGGGCCTTTACAGGTTCTAGAAGTGTGGTGGTCGGCGGGCTTCAGCAGGCCACCCTGCGAGCGCCCTACGCCGTGTCACACGGAGCGCATGAATCCGAACACGGGCCGCCAGAGCACCTTCCCGCGCTCAATGCCCGGCTGCCCGCCGTGTACCTGACCCGTCCGGCGGGCACAGGGGCGGTGTGGGGCATTCTGGGCGGCGAGATGCTGCTGGCGAGGCTGCCGCGTCCTCAGCAGGAAGATCTGCTGCTGATCTTCGATCATCCTGAAATCGAGGTGGCCCGGCTTGAAGAGGCGATTGCGGTTCTGGGACCCCAGCTGGAACGCACCCATCTCCAGGAAGAGATGCAGAGGCAACAGGCGCGGCTGGAACACCACAACACCGTCATCCGTGACCTCGTGTACGCCTTCAGCCACGACCTGCGAACACCGCTGATGGCAAACGCGCTGAGCATGAACAATGCGCTCAAAGGGGCGTATGGCCCGCTGCCGGAAGCATACCGCGAGACCCTGACCCACGGACTGCATGCCAATCAGACGCTGCTGGATCTGGCCGAGAAACTGCTGCTGGTGGCCAAGTACGAGGCGGGCGAGCCCAGTCCTGATCCGCTGCCGCTGGATCTGCGCGAACTGGCGCTTCAGGTGGTCGCGCAGGTCCGTCCGCTGGCCGCGACGCAGGGCATCGCGCTCGAAACCCGGGCCGAAGTTGGCCTGCGCGTCCTGGGGCAAAAAGGTGAACTGCGGCGAGCCATTCAGAATATTCTGGATAACGCCATCAAATTCAGCCCCCCCGGCGGCACAGTGACCCTGCTGCTCGACCGGGATACGCTGGGTGAGCAGGCAGAGCTGCGGATCATCGACGAGGGGCCAGGGCTGAGCCGTGAGGGTGAGGCGCGGCTGTTTCAGCGGTTCCGGGGCGGAAGCGGGACGTCTGGGCTGGGCGGTCAGGGCAGCTCGGGGCTGGGTCTGTATCTGACCCGGCAGGTGTTGCAGGCCCACCAGGGCAGCGTTCAGTACAGCCGTTCCCCGCTGGGCAAGACGGTGTTTACCCTGCGGCTGCCGGTGACATAG
- the kdpF gene encoding K(+)-transporting ATPase subunit F encodes MTAMNSFLLVLVICVSAYLLYALIRPEKF; translated from the coding sequence ATGACAGCGATGAATAGTTTCCTGCTGGTGCTGGTGATCTGTGTGAGTGCGTATCTCCTGTATGCCCTCATTCGTCCGGAGAAATTCTGA